Within the Ignavibacteria bacterium genome, the region TCCTATTTCGAGCATCTTCATCTTCAATTTTTGATAAAGATATATCGATTTCTTTAATAACATCAATCTCATTAACCGAACTCATTTTTCCTCCTACAATTATTAATCAATTGGGAAAAGTGTCTCTTTAAGAGACTTAATGAATTTTGAAATAAGAAATGTCTTCCTTTTGGATTTCCAAATTTTTGAGTAAAGCAAGGGGAAATTTAATTATTTGCTGAAACAATGGCAACTATATGTAACATGTGTAATATTCTTAATGTGTTTCGATTTCTTGTTTAGCAGGAATAATTTTCTTTCAGCCAGATGCAAAAGATTATAAAATATAGGAATTTTATACTTCTTGGTTAAAATGATTACGATTTAAAATTCTTTTTCAATTACTATTTAGAACCATAGGAAATTGCTGATAAAGTGTTAGTCCAGTGAAAGAAAAATATAGAGATGTTTATTGAAACGTCGCTTTATGAATCTTATAATGCTAAAAAAGATTATTTTATATTATTCTAATCAATAAGGGTAGTAAGAAGGGAATCATATTTGCAAAAATAAAGATTTATAAGTTTTTAATTAATATTTTTTATTTCGCCTTCCTCTTTGATTTAATTATTTGGAGTGAAATTGGGGGTTGCGTTGTTATTAATAACTGTTGGTAATTAATCTAAGCTAATATATAAAAAGAAAAGATCCTTAAAATGAATGATTTTAAGGATCTTTTCAGAGTGCGGAAAAGGGGGAGATTCTAAGGCAGAAACTCTTACCCTTTATAAACTATTTCCGCCTTAATTTATGGGATTCTGCTTGGGTCCCAGGCTACCCTGAAGTTTTCATCAAGGGAGTCGAGGGTCTGCATATCTTCACCTGAGATCTCGAAATCGAAAACATCTGCGTTTTCATAGATCCTCTCTTTATGCACCGATTTGGGTATAACGACAATCTTGTGCTCCAGGGCCCAGCGGATCATGATCTGTGCCGTGGTTTTCCCGTAATGCGATGCAACTTCCCTAAGGCGGGCGTCTTTAAGCTTGCTTGCGCGGGCAAGAGGGCTATAGGCCTCGAGCTGAATATTGTTCTCAAGGCAGAATTCGAATAAGCCCTTCTGGAAAAGAAACGGGCTGAATTCAACCTGGTTTACAGCCGGAACCACATTGCAGGAGTTAAGGAGCTCCCTTAGGTGTGAAGTGGTGTAGTTGCTTACGCCGATTGCTTTGGCTTTCCCATCCTTTAATATCTCCTCAAGTGCCCTGTAGGAATCGCCTCTAAGACCTGATACCGGCCAGTGCAGGAGGTAGAGATCCACGTAATCGAAGCCGAGTTTTTTGAGGCTTTCGTCGAAGGCTTTTAACGCTTTGTCGTATCCCTGGTCGTCATTCCAGAGTTTAGTTGTTACAAAAACCTCTTCTCTGGGCACGCTGCTGTCCTTAATTGCGCGTCCCACGTCGTGCTCATTCTTATAGAAAGCCGCCGTATCAATGTGGCGGTAGCCCGCATCAAGCGCCCAGCGTACGGCATTGTATGTCTCCTCTCCCGGAGGCGACTGGTAAACCCCGAGGCCGAAATAAGGGATTTCCGCGCCGTTATTCAGTTTTGCTTTATCATTAATTGTAAGCTTCATTTTTTTATCCGCAGTTTGTAAATGTTAACTAATAATGATAAGAAAAAATGTGGAATTTTGAAAAATTTTGCGCAATAAGAGGGACATTCGTCCAGAAAGTTATACGGAATAATTCGTGACTGCAGCCGCCGTTAAAAAATACCTTGCATATTTATACTTATATTTATTTATTATTTAAGTACGGTACATTTATCAGGATCTTAAAAGCGGATAATTTTCCTTGTTAATCCAGATACTTACTGCCGGGGTTTGCACCCGGTAATATTCGGGAAGCTAAAGAAGAAATTTTCATTTTACCCATGCTGCCCGGCATGACCTTATCTGTTCACCTTTTACCAGGTGTTTTGGTTGTGCCGGGTTATTTTTTTATATGGCATCATTTATCCGGAAGTTATGGCTTTATAAGTAGAGTTACGAATTTGAAATGAGGAGGAATGGATGGCAAAGAAAGTAAAAGGACAGGATGTGGAAAGTCCTATTGCAAATGAACCTGAGATTCCAAGTTCACAGATCACCTCGGGAAAAAATCTTTCATACTGGACGGCCTCGGTTAAACCTGCTGCCAGCGACAGGCTTGAGCGGAATCTGAAGGTGGACGTTGTTGTAGTTGGAGGCGGGATCTCGGGGCTTACGACAGCTTACCTCCTTACAAGGGAGGGGAAAAATGTTGCCATTATGGAAGACGGGGAGATAGGAAGCGGGGAGTCGGGCCGCACGACAGCCCACATTTCAAATGCCCTGGACGACAGGTATTCTTACATCAGGGAGCTCTTGGGAGAGGAAAATGCCCGCCTGGCCGCAGAAAGCCATTCGGCGGCTATAGGCAAGGTTGAGAAAATTGTTAATGAGGAGAAAATAGACTGCGATTTTGAACGCCTTCCGGGATATCTTTTCCTGCACCCTTCAGACAAAAAGAAAACCCTTGACGACGAGCTTAAGGCCACGCACGAGGCCGGAATAAGAACTGAGATGATAGAAGGTGTTCCGGGTATCCCTCTGGAAACAGGGCCATGCCTCATGTTCCCCGATCAGGCTACTTTCAACCCGATGAAATACTACGACGGGCTTGCCGCGGCCATTGTAAGAAACGGCGGCCTCATTTTTACAAATACGCACGCATCCAAGGTTACGAATCTGGGGGTTACAAGCGACAAAGGCTTTACGATCAGGGCCGACTATATAGTTGTTGCAACAAACAGCCCGATTAACGATACATTTGCGATCCATACCAAGCAGGCGCCCTACCGCACTTATGTCATTGGCGGGCTTGTAAGGAAAGGCTCGCTTCCGCGCGCATTGTGGTGGGACACGGGGGACCAGAACTCCATCTGGACGAGCGATCCTTACCACTACGTAAGGCTTCAGAATTTTAGCCCGGAGTACGATCTTTTGATTGCTGGAGGCGAGGACCACAAGACGGGGCAGCCGGATGAAGAAGGGGTTCAGGAAGAGGATAAGTATAATAACCTCGTTATGTGGACCATGGAAAGATTTCCGGTCGAGTCGTTTGAATACAAGTGGTCGGGACAGGTAATGGAGCCTGTGGATGCAATGGCCTTTATAGGGCGTAATCCCATGGACAGCGACAACGTGTTTATAGTTACGGGGGATTCCGGCAACGGGATGACACACGGCACCATAGCAGGTATACTCATTACAGACATGATAATGGGAAGGCAGAACCCGTGGCAGGATCTTTACGACCCCTCGCGTAAGACAGTTAAGGCGGCAAGCGATTTTATACAGGAAAACGTGAACGTTGCAAAACAGTTCAAGGAATATTTATCCCCCGGCGACATAGATTCCATAAAGGACCTCGCGCCGGGACACGGTGCAATAATAAGGCAGGGGCTGACGAAGGCGGCGGTATACAAAGATGACGATGGAAAGCTTTATGCCTACAGCGCCGTATGCCCACACCTCAAATGCATACTGGAGTGGAACGGGGAGGAGAAGACGTTTGACTGTCCATGTCACGGCTCCAGGTTCACATGTTTCGGCAAAGTGGTAAACGGTCCTGCCGCGCGCGACCTGGAAGAGATCGGGATCAGTGAAAACGGGCAGTCGGGAAGCTATGAAATCTGAAATCAATTAAAATTAAAAATTAAAAAGTGAGGAAATGCAGGAGCGCGCGGCGGCGCGCCCTAAAGGTAAATGACTAGATTCTGATGATTTTTATTGCGCCGGAGAGGGGAATTTCACGTTTGGAGGATATTATAATGGAAATAATCTCGTCTTCTGAAAGCCCCAGCTCCTTTAATGTCCTTTGAAGAAGCGCCCGGTCCAGTTCACGCCTTATCGTGTCGTCCACAAGCATGATCCTGTAGCCCTGGAACTCAAAATCCCTGTTTTGGCTGTTCAGGAGTTCGTTATGGAATTCATCCCTCAGCCTTATATATTCGTCTTTTACCCTGTCGTACTCTTCCTTCAGCTCAATTAAACGCTTTGCCTTTTCTTCCAGCATTACTATTCTCCATATTAATATATAATTAGTATGGAAAATAGTCCTCTAAATCAATTGCTTAATAATTGAACGGTTATTCAGGGATAAAAAGGAGCATTACCTCCAGGTTCGGCGTTCCGGGAAACATATCCAGAGGGGCCACGCGCTTAAGCCGGTAGCCGTTTTTTGTCCATAGTTTCAGTTCCCTCGGGATCTCGTCGACGCCGCAGAAGATGTGAATTACCTTTAAGGGATCCCTTTCCGCAATCGATTCAATTACCCCTTCAGCTGTCCCCTGCCTCGGGGGATCTAAAAGAAATACCTCGGGCTTCCCGTCAGCGGGCAGGAGGCTATCCATGGTCTCCTCGTCAATTTTTTCTGCCAGGAACCTTATCCTGCTTTTATGCGAGAAGTAGGGGGTGTTCTCAATTGCCGATCTTACAGAGGCTCCTTCGGCCTCAATGCCTGTGGCCTCGGAGAAATCATCCGCCAGAAAGTGCGTAAACAGCCCGTATCCGCAGAAAAGATCCACAAAGCGCACGTCTTTTTCATCTACAGCAAGCATCTCCCTGGCCAGGTCCAGCATTACGGGTATCATGGACTGGTTTATCTGTGAAAAAGATGTGGGGTGGAATGAATACTTTTTGTCATTAATTACAATAAAGATCTTATCGGGACCGAAAAGCTTCTTGAAATTAAGCTGATCCTTAGGCCTCAGGTTCTCGAGGTAATATTCTGAACGCGTGGGATCGAGGTAGATAAAAGCTGAGGCAATATTCACTTCCAGCTTCTGCAATTGGAGGGAAAGAGCCTTAAGTTTTCTTACGGTATCGGCATTTAATGTGTGCACATTAAATATTACGGTAAATTCTGTATAGCTGCCGCGTATAATGAGGTAGTTAAGGTTAAAGCCAATGAGCCTGAAGGCAGGTTCATTTATCCTGTCTAAGAGGAACTTGTATATTGCGTTGTGCTCTTCCGGTTCCAGTTCTGAATAGCTATAGAGGCCTTCTCCCGAAGGCTTATGGCTTTCGCTGAACAAAAGATGAAACTTACCCTGTATGTTTACAACCCTTCTTTTTGTGGTTGTTCGGTAGTGCCTTGGCCTGGGTGAACGCCTTATGGGTTCAGGCTTCAGGGGGAGCTTATTTATCTGCCAGAATTCAGCAAAAGCTTCGTCTTTAAGCCTTATTTCGGCATTATAGTCCATCCTGGAAAGGGGTTCAACCTCGTCTTTTTTTACCTGAGGGGGAGTTTTGCCCAAAAGTATACGGGCAAATGACGCAGCGGATTCTTCTGTTTTCTCCGGTCGGTCTTTTCTTTCAAATCTATCTGTTTTCTCAAATCTATCTGTTCTCTCAGGCCTTTCCCTTCTTTCAGTTCTTTCTGTTCTGTCCTGCCTGTTTCTTCTGTCCGGTTTTTCCCATTTATCGGGTTTTCCCCTTCTTTCGGGTTTTTCACTTCTTTCCGGTTTATCTCTTCTGTCTGATTTTTCAAACCTGCCGGTTTTTTCCGTTCTGCCGTTTTTATCTGTCTTATAGGGTTTATTATAATTTTGCTTCATAATCCATGTAAATCTTCTTTACTTGAAACGTACCGTATTTATGCATAAATTCAAAACCTTTTTTGAATTATTAATAGTGTTGATTTTAAGGAAAAACACAAGGAAATATGGAAAAAACTTCTGCTTCTATAAAAAGTTATCTTATAATTACACTCGGCCTGTTTATTTATGCCCTCGGCTGGACGGCCTTTTTAATTCCTTCCAAGATTGTCGGCGGCGGCTTAAGCGGTGTGGGTACGCTTATTTATTTTGTAACGGGGTTTCCCGTGGGTCTGACGTTTCTGGTGCTGAATGCATTTTTAATCGCTCTGTCGCTTAAAATTCTCGGCTCCGGTTTCGGAATAAAAACAGTTTACGCGGTACTGATTTTATCTGTCTTTCTTTCAGCGCTGCAGTATTATATTAAAGCCCCTGTAGTAAAGGACGCTTTTATGGCTTCAATTTTAGGGGGTATGTTAGGAGGTTTAGGAATCGGGATAGTCTTTACGCAGGGCGGGAGCTCGGGCGGTACGGACATAATTGCCATGATGATAGTAAAATACAAAAATGTGAGTCCCGGCAAGGTTCTGCTTGTAATTGACGTAATAATTATCTCCTCGTCGTACCTTATTTTCGGATCCCTGGAAAAGATTGTTTACGGCTGCGTGGTAATGGCTGTTACCACCTATACAATAGACATGTTCTTAGAGGGCGCAAAGCAGTCGATGCAGGTTTTTGTCTTCTCGGACCATAATGAAGTAATTGCAGAAAAGATAGGAAAAGACCTCAGGCGCGGCATAACATTCCTTAAGGGAAAGGGATGGTACACGAACGAGGAGAAAGAAGTCCTAATGGTTGTAGCGCGCAAAAATGAGCTGAGTCTTATACTCAGGATTGTAAAGGAAGCCGACGAGGATGCTTTTCTTTCCTACAATTCTGTAATGGGTGTTTTCGGCAAAGGGTTTGAGAAGATCAAGTACTAAAATCTGAAATTTCAGGAAACGGAAATTATTTTTATATTTGCATTTCAATAAATTAAGCAATAAATGAAGGATAAAAGAGGATCTATGGAAAACTGTCCCTGCGGATCAGGTAAAGCGTATAATAAATGCTGCCTGCCGCTTTTTAAAGGTGAAAGAACGGCCCAGACGGCCGAAGAGCTGATGAGATCACGCTATACAGCATATGTAAAGCAGGAAATAGATTATATTTATGATACAACACACCCTGAGCACAGGGATGATTTTGACCGTGATGCCACGCTCGACTGGTCGAAGAATTCCGAATGGCTGGGAATAGAGATTAAAAATACTTCCAAAGGCACGGCTCAGGATGAAGAAGGCGAAGTTGAATTTATAGCCTCCTTTTCACAGAAAGGGATAAAGAAAGAGCACCATGAGCTTTCCACCTTTAAGAAGAAAGACGGCCGCTGGTATTTTGAGGACGGCAAGGGTGTTTCTGTAAAGCCTTACGTCAGGGTGGAAGAAAAGGTAGGCCGCAACGACCCATGCCCATGCGGCAGCGGAAAGAAGTACAAAAAGTGCTGCGGACAGGCAGCCTGAAATCTGCATTTAAACTTTATTAAGAAGCAGCAGTTTATCTGCTGCTTCTTAGTATAAGCCATCCTGCAAGTCCTGAAAGCAAAGAAGCCGACAGGATCCCGATTTTAGCAAAGCTTAAGAAAGGGCTTTCGGCCCCGAATGCGAGGTTTGCTATAAAGATTGACATGGTAAAACCTATTCCTGCCACGGCTCCTGTTCCAAGCATTGACATCCAGTTTGCCCCCGCGGGCAGGCTTGCAATCCTGAACTTTACTGAAAGGTAAGAAAAGAGCATTATTCCGAGGGGTTTCCCGAGGAACAGGCCGAGCATGACCCCGATTGTTGAAGGCGTGGTGTATGCCTCAGATATCTCGCGTCCGATTTCAACGCCTGCATTTGCAAGTGCAAAAAGAGGCATAATGAAGTATGAAACCCACGGCTGGAGCTTATGCTCAATTCTCTGCAGGGGAGTCTGGGCGTTTTCGCTTATTGTCACGAGTCCCAGGAGCGCCTCCTGCTCTTCTTTTGTAACCAAAGGATCTTCTGTTTTAGGAGCATTGTCGTATTCTCTTAAATAATGCCGTGCCGAATCTGTAAAATTTCCATTTATAAATTTTGTTCTTGCAGGAATTGCAATTGCCGAAAGCACCCCCGCAATGGTAGGATGGATGCCGGTTTTCCAGAGGGTGAACCAGAGTCCAATGCCCAGAATGGCATAAACGGGATTTTTATGCACGCCCAGGCGGTTCATGAGCATCTGGAGGGCAAAAAATGCCAGTGCCGTAAGAAGCCAGAACACGGATATGCCTGAAGAGTAAAATGCAGCAATAACAATTACCGCGCCCATGTCGTCTGCAATTGCAAGGGCGGCAAGAAAAACCTTGAGCCCCAGAGGCACTTTCTTCCCCACGAGCGACATAATTCCTAAAGCAAATGCGATGTCTGTTGCGGTAGGGATTCCCCATCCCTGGGCTGTCGGGGTACCAAGGTTAAAAACGAGGTATATGAGGGCCGGGAAAAGCATTCCGCCCAGGGCCGCAATTACAGGGAGGGCTGCAAGTCTGGGAGAAGATAATTCTCCGGCCAGAATTTCCCTTTTAATTTCGAGTCCTACCATAAAAAAGAAAACGGCCATAAGCCCGTCATTTATAAAAAAGTGCAGCGGCTCATCCAGAAGGAAACTCCCAAAGCCAAGGTTTACCTTTGTATGCCAGAGGCTGAAGTATGAGTCGCGGAAAGACGAGTTTGTCCAGGCGAGAGCCAGAACCGTAAAGAACAGGAGGAGAATGCCGCTGAAGGTCTCAGCCTGGATGAACTGCTGGAAAGGCTGAAGGATCCTCTTAAAACGTTTTCTTCTCTGTTGAAGTTTTGTCATAAAGCATAATTTGTTAATGAATAATATATGATACGCAAAACAAATTATTTATTCTATTCTGCGCCTGGAAAATCGAAAGGTGGTGAACGTTGTACCTCTCGGGGATTTTTTCTAAGTTAAATGGGTAATTTCGTAATACAAACTATTTCTGCAGTGATAAGATGCCGGAAGATAAACAAAAGAAGACTGCGCTCCTGATTACGACAACAGCCGCTTTTACAACTCCATTTATGAGCTCAAGCATAAATATTGCGCTTCCTGCCATTGGGCGGGAGTTTATGCTTGATGCAGTCCTTTTAAGCTGGGTGGCAAGCTCATTTCTCCTTGCCGCCGCCGTGTTTTTAGTCCCTTTGGGCAAGCTTGCCGATATACATGGAAGAAAAAAGCTTTTTCTGATTGGAATTATTTTATACACCGTCTCTTCACTCATGTGTGCCCTGTCGTCATCAGTCTACCTCC harbors:
- a CDS encoding aldo/keto reductase — protein: MKLTINDKAKLNNGAEIPYFGLGVYQSPPGEETYNAVRWALDAGYRHIDTAAFYKNEHDVGRAIKDSSVPREEVFVTTKLWNDDQGYDKALKAFDESLKKLGFDYVDLYLLHWPVSGLRGDSYRALEEILKDGKAKAIGVSNYTTSHLRELLNSCNVVPAVNQVEFSPFLFQKGLFEFCLENNIQLEAYSPLARASKLKDARLREVASHYGKTTAQIMIRWALEHKIVVIPKSVHKERIYENADVFDFEISGEDMQTLDSLDENFRVAWDPSRIP
- a CDS encoding FAD-dependent oxidoreductase, with product MAKKVKGQDVESPIANEPEIPSSQITSGKNLSYWTASVKPAASDRLERNLKVDVVVVGGGISGLTTAYLLTREGKNVAIMEDGEIGSGESGRTTAHISNALDDRYSYIRELLGEENARLAAESHSAAIGKVEKIVNEEKIDCDFERLPGYLFLHPSDKKKTLDDELKATHEAGIRTEMIEGVPGIPLETGPCLMFPDQATFNPMKYYDGLAAAIVRNGGLIFTNTHASKVTNLGVTSDKGFTIRADYIVVATNSPINDTFAIHTKQAPYRTYVIGGLVRKGSLPRALWWDTGDQNSIWTSDPYHYVRLQNFSPEYDLLIAGGEDHKTGQPDEEGVQEEDKYNNLVMWTMERFPVESFEYKWSGQVMEPVDAMAFIGRNPMDSDNVFIVTGDSGNGMTHGTIAGILITDMIMGRQNPWQDLYDPSRKTVKAASDFIQENVNVAKQFKEYLSPGDIDSIKDLAPGHGAIIRQGLTKAAVYKDDDGKLYAYSAVCPHLKCILEWNGEEKTFDCPCHGSRFTCFGKVVNGPAARDLEEIGISENGQSGSYEI
- a CDS encoding class I SAM-dependent RNA methyltransferase, giving the protein MKQNYNKPYKTDKNGRTEKTGRFEKSDRRDKPERSEKPERRGKPDKWEKPDRRNRQDRTERTERRERPERTDRFEKTDRFERKDRPEKTEESAASFARILLGKTPPQVKKDEVEPLSRMDYNAEIRLKDEAFAEFWQINKLPLKPEPIRRSPRPRHYRTTTKRRVVNIQGKFHLLFSESHKPSGEGLYSYSELEPEEHNAIYKFLLDRINEPAFRLIGFNLNYLIIRGSYTEFTVIFNVHTLNADTVRKLKALSLQLQKLEVNIASAFIYLDPTRSEYYLENLRPKDQLNFKKLFGPDKIFIVINDKKYSFHPTSFSQINQSMIPVMLDLAREMLAVDEKDVRFVDLFCGYGLFTHFLADDFSEATGIEAEGASVRSAIENTPYFSHKSRIRFLAEKIDEETMDSLLPADGKPEVFLLDPPRQGTAEGVIESIAERDPLKVIHIFCGVDEIPRELKLWTKNGYRLKRVAPLDMFPGTPNLEVMLLFIPE
- a CDS encoding YitT family protein, with product MEKTSASIKSYLIITLGLFIYALGWTAFLIPSKIVGGGLSGVGTLIYFVTGFPVGLTFLVLNAFLIALSLKILGSGFGIKTVYAVLILSVFLSALQYYIKAPVVKDAFMASILGGMLGGLGIGIVFTQGGSSGGTDIIAMMIVKYKNVSPGKVLLVIDVIIISSSYLIFGSLEKIVYGCVVMAVTTYTIDMFLEGAKQSMQVFVFSDHNEVIAEKIGKDLRRGITFLKGKGWYTNEEKEVLMVVARKNELSLILRIVKEADEDAFLSYNSVMGVFGKGFEKIKY
- a CDS encoding YchJ family protein; this encodes MENCPCGSGKAYNKCCLPLFKGERTAQTAEELMRSRYTAYVKQEIDYIYDTTHPEHRDDFDRDATLDWSKNSEWLGIEIKNTSKGTAQDEEGEVEFIASFSQKGIKKEHHELSTFKKKDGRWYFEDGKGVSVKPYVRVEEKVGRNDPCPCGSGKKYKKCCGQAA
- the nhaA gene encoding Na+/H+ antiporter NhaA — translated: MTKLQQRRKRFKRILQPFQQFIQAETFSGILLLFFTVLALAWTNSSFRDSYFSLWHTKVNLGFGSFLLDEPLHFFINDGLMAVFFFMVGLEIKREILAGELSSPRLAALPVIAALGGMLFPALIYLVFNLGTPTAQGWGIPTATDIAFALGIMSLVGKKVPLGLKVFLAALAIADDMGAVIVIAAFYSSGISVFWLLTALAFFALQMLMNRLGVHKNPVYAILGIGLWFTLWKTGIHPTIAGVLSAIAIPARTKFINGNFTDSARHYLREYDNAPKTEDPLVTKEEQEALLGLVTISENAQTPLQRIEHKLQPWVSYFIMPLFALANAGVEIGREISEAYTTPSTIGVMLGLFLGKPLGIMLFSYLSVKFRIASLPAGANWMSMLGTGAVAGIGFTMSIFIANLAFGAESPFLSFAKIGILSASLLSGLAGWLILRSSR